One Artemia franciscana chromosome 6, ASM3288406v1, whole genome shotgun sequence DNA window includes the following coding sequences:
- the LOC136027848 gene encoding innexin inx2-like, which produces MLALFSIIGTLNQFVGDPIDCLDHPQINSQLLDEYCWIHSTFIDHSKMNGTMGVHFPAPGIVNHRDGEGETFKVTYYPFVCLVHFLMACLLCIPYWIWMLWENGIVKGWVQQLRSPVIAEETKKDEINRLVQAYKKRFKNNNIYAWIYLFCEFLNCLGVILVIYLLDIFLGYKFYNYGFEIWKFSTNKTEVNPMIELFPTVTQCIYRKYGPTGTIEKLSTLCVLPLNIINGRVYAFLWFWLVIVEILSIMSFLYRIATFCFKWVRRCSLRARATFINGEDINWIIKECKVGDWFFLLLLAKNMEHLAFKEFISSFKKALPTDKISSQSHV; this is translated from the coding sequence ATGCTTGCATTATTTTCAATCATAGGAACTCTAAACCAATTTGTTGGTGATCCTATTGACTGCCTTGACCATCCACAAATAAACTCTCAATTACTAGATGAGTACTGCTGGATTCACTCCACTTTTATCGACCATTCTAAAATGAATGGAACTATGGGAGTTCATTTCCCAGCCCCAGGGATTGTGAACCATCGGGATGGCGAAGGAGAAACCTTCAAAGTTACCTACTACCCGTTTGTATGTCTTGTTCACTTCTTAATGGCATGTCTCTTATGTATTCCTTACTGGATATGGATGTTATGGGAAAATGGAATAGTGAAAGGTTGGGTACAACAGCTTCGGTCTCCTGTCATTGCAGAGGAAACGAAAAAAGACGAAATTAATAGGCTTGTACAAGCTTATAAAAAACGTTTCaagaataataatatttatgcATGGATATACCTTTTTTGCGAGTTTTTGAACTGTCTGGGAGTGATTTTAGTAATATATCTTTTAGATATATTTCTAGGATACAAGTTTTATAACTATGGATTTGAAATCTGGAagttttctactaataaaacaGAAGTAAATCCAATGATTGAACTTTTCCCAACTGTAACACAGTGCATTTATCGTAAGTACGGTCCAACAGGGACAATAGAAAAATTATCTACCTTGTGTGTTCTTCCTCTGAACATTATCAATGGCAGAGTCTATGCTTTCTTGTGGTTCTGGCTTGTAATTGTAGAAATTTTATCCATTATGTCATTTTTGTACAGGATTGCCACCTTCTGCTTTAAGTGGGTACGACGCTGCTCACTCAGAGCACGAGCAACCTTTATCAATGGTGAAGATATAAACTGGATCATTAAAGAGTGCAAAGTTGGCGACtggttttttttgttgctactaGCAAAGAATATGGAGCATTTAGCTTTTAAAGAATTCATTTcatcttttaaaaaagctttgcCAACCGACAAAATCTCTTCACAATCTCATGTTTGA